A DNA window from Tachysurus vachellii isolate PV-2020 chromosome 20, HZAU_Pvac_v1, whole genome shotgun sequence contains the following coding sequences:
- the nfkbil1 gene encoding NF-kappa-B inhibitor-like protein 1, whose translation MIDVSTSTRHVLMASREQKKLRRYVDEGNLLKLKSYLRKHRDADVNFTQGKRRRGLLHRVCSQGNDALLRLLLKHGADPLLRDRKGDTALHLAARKALKHGKTDYDDLVIPLSKHCPEALSVLNNCGVTPQDLLQGLSFKQKWTPGADAPRRSDPEDLWREKLMGECQDEFFETFGQYDDDFLRDDEDFGDFADWAERIRREYYANKQAKAQTDRKRRRKNEEEEERQRRELNTRLEKEHREYLERASRKKDETQQGKKRRYEERCDALFLNASSSGALGYDDIPWPAPRGSVEQMMAVILHGVDRSDTAAFRKFLRRQQALWHPDKFSQRCGGRLKDRDKQKITDTVTALSQELNRLAQSLR comes from the exons ATGATCGATGTAAGCACTAGCACTAGACACGTATTAATGGCGTCCCGGGAGCAGAAGAAGCTCCGGCGTTACGTTGACGAGGGAAATCTCCTGAAGCTCAAGTCTTATCTGCGCAAACACAGAGACGCGGATGTGAACTTTACTCAGGGGAAAAGAAGGAGAGGTTTGTTACATCGGGTTTGTTCGCAGGGAAACGACGCGCTGCTCAGACTGCTGTTAAAGCACGGAGCTGATCCGCTACTGAGGGACCGCAAAGGGGACACGGCGCTGCACCTGGCCGCCAGGAAGGCACTGAAACACGGCAAGACAG ACTATGATGACCTGGTAATTCCTTTGAGTAAACACTGTCCTGAGGCACTGAGTGTATTGAACAACTGTGGAGTGACTCCTCAAGACCTGCTGCAAGGACTGAGCTTTAAACAG AAGTGGACTCCAGGAGCAGATGCTCCTCGGCGGTCTGATCCTGAGGACTTGTGGAGGGAGAAGCTGATGGGAGAATGTCAAGACGAGTTTTTCGAAACATTCGGACAGTATGATGATG ATTTTCTGAGAGATGATGAAGACTTTGGAGACTTTGCTGACTGGGCTGAGCGAATAAGGAGGGAGTATTATGCAAATAAACAGGCcaaagcacagacagacaggaagcgAAGACGAAAaaatgaagaggaggaagagaggcAGCGTAGAGAGCTGAACACCAGACTGGAGAAGGAGCACAGGGAATACTTGGAGCGTGCCTCTCGCAAAAAAGACGAGACCCAGCAGGGGAAGAAGAGGCGCTATGAGGAGCGCTGTGATGCCCTCTTTCTCAACGCTTCCTCCAGCGGTGCCTTGGGATACGATGACATTCCTTGGCCTGCACCGCGTGGCTCAGTCGAACAGATGATGGCAGTCATCCTGCACGGTGTTGACCGATCCGACACGGCTGCTTTCCGGAAGTTTCTACGCCGTCAGCAGGCTCTCTGGCACCCAGACAAGTTCTCCCAGCGCTGCGGTGGCCGGCTAAAGGACCGAGACAAACAGAAGATTACGGATACGGTCACGGCTCTGTCTCAGGAGCTGAACAGACTGGCTCAGAGTCTCCGCTGA